Proteins from one Impatiens glandulifera chromosome 2, dImpGla2.1, whole genome shotgun sequence genomic window:
- the LOC124925082 gene encoding protein FLOURY 1, with protein MGWKALKCGLHFKGISSDCKGKSSVMTNGFPLKRNTNFLLMLEESDDIKLEVEETNVNNGEGGLKKMVSKLNEELEKERLAAATAAEEAMAMIMRLQNEKSTILMESKQYRLMAEKKQVHDREVIQSLRWIVKKHETARKLLENRLMFLSRKLRLCFEGNNNNIQWVEDGDDDEYYLRKYEEDENDISHHPSGNERSGELLLSSLDLGS; from the coding sequence ATGGGTTGGAAGGCTTTGAAATGTGGTCTCCATTTCAAGGGCATTTCAAGTGATTGTAAAGGAAAATCAAGTGTTATGACAAATGGATTCCCTTTAAAAAGGAATACTAACTTTCTCCTAATGCTTGAAGAATCTGATGACATAAAGCTAGAAGTAGAAGAAACCAATGTAAACAATGGAGAAGGAGGTCTGAAAAAGATGGTGAGCAAACTAAACGAGGAGCTGGAGAAGGAGAGGCTGGCGGCTGCGACTGCAGCTGAGGAGGCAATGGCGATGATTATGAGGCTGCAGAACGAGAAAAGCACGATCTTGATGGAATCCAAACAGTATCGGCTTATGGCAGAGAAAAAACAGGTCCACGACAGAGAAGTGATTCAATCTTTGAGGTGGATAGTGAAGAAGCATGAGACAGCTAGGAAATTGTTGGAGAACCGGTTGATGTTCTTGAGTAGGAAGTTAAGGTTATGTTTTGaaggaaataataataatatccaaTGGGTTGAAGatggtgatgatgatgaatacTACTTGAGGAAgtatgaagaagatgagaatgACATTTCACATCATCCTAGTGGTAATGAAAGAAGTGGTGAGCTCTTATTGAGCTCTCTTGATTTGGGTtcataa